The region AAGCAACTTATAAAAACACACCTATTTCTTATACCTCACAGGGAACAGGAAATCCCCTAGTTCTCTTGCACGGCTTTTTAGAATCTAAAGAGATATGGAAAGATTTTACTGAAGAACTTTCAGCAAAGCGACAGGTTATTTGTATAGACCTCCCCGGGCACGGAGGATCTGGAAATTTCGCAGAAATTCACACTATGGCTGATATGGCCGAAGCCGTAAAAGCGGTCTTAGATGAACTAGATATTAAAAAAGCTTCATTCGCAGGCCATTCTATGGGTGGTTATGTAAGTTTGGAATTCCAAAATATTTTTCCTACTATAGTCAATAGCTTGGTATTGGTAAATTCTACCCCACAGGCAGATTCTGAGGAACGCAAAGTTAACCGCGATCGCGCGGCAGCTTTGGTTCTAAAAAATAAAAGGGCTTTTGTAAGTATGGCGATTTCCAATTTATTGACGCCTGAAAACAATAAGATCTTCAAATCCCAAATTGAAGAATTAAAAAATCGCGCCCTTAAGTTTTCGTCTGAAGGAATCTACGCTGCTATTATGGGTATGAAAATTCGTACAGATCACTCCGGGCTTTTTGCAAAATTTAATGGTCAAAAAATTATCGTAGCAGGACAACAGGATCCTGTTATGGATTTTAACACAATAAAAGTAATAGCTAAACGTTGTGAAAGTGAGTTTGAAGGTTTTCCTGGCGGGCACTTAGCCTTTATGGAAAATAAAATGGAACTCCTAAGAATTTTGCATTTTATCGATTAATTTTAACTTTTTGTCGAAAGTTTAACTTTTTTTTATACTTTAGACTTTCAGAAACAAGAAAATCAAGCTTTTATGAAAGAAAAACACCCTACAAGATTTTCATTCGCTAAAGTTTTTTGTAACATTTTTGGACACAAACTAAGAGTTTCCAAAAATGTAACAGATCACGTACACGAATATAAATGCGAGAAATGCGGCATGGAAATGACTGATACCGCAAATGGTTTTTTGGCTCGCTTAACCCCAAAATTTAAAGAAACCAACGATTATATTTCTAAAATTCACCAAAAAAGAAAGCGCAAGCATTACGCTCACGCCTCTTAATCATTTAATTTGGAATTAATTTTCCGAAACTTTATTTTTCTTCAGAATCCTTAGCATCCATAGAATTCCAACCTCGCGCAATAAGTGGTAGTTTCTGGTTGGCGCGTGTAATTAGATGCATCCCTTCTTTTTCCTCGGTCATATGCCCAATTATACTTAAATTAGGATTCGCCTTTATCTTTTCGAAATCATCTTGCGAAATAGTAAAAAGTAGTTCATAGTCTTCACCTCCGCTCAACGCGATAGTGGTACTATCTATATCAAACTCTTCACACACTGAAATCACGGCAGGATCTAACGGAATTTTCTCTTCAAATAAATTCGCTCCAACTTCTGAGTTTTTACATAAATGGATGATTTCAGAAGAAAGTCCGTCACTTATATCTATCATCGAAGTTGGTTTCACCCCGAGTTCTTTCAACAAAGGCGCGATATCTTTCCTGGCTTCTGGTTTTAACTGTCTTTCAATCAAATAAGTATAAGGATCAAGATCTGGTTGTGCATTTGGGTTTGCCTTAAAAACTTCTTTTTCACGTTCTAAAATTTGCAAGCCCATATAGGCCGCACCAAGATCGCCGGTAACCACTAAAAGATCGTTGGGTTTTGCTCCGCTTCGGTAAACAACATCTTCTTTTTCAGCAACACCAAGGGCGGTAATACTTATAAATAATCCAGAAGTTGAAGAGGTGGTATCGCCGCCAACAACATCAATATTGTATAGTTTAGCAGCGAGTTCAATACCTGAGTATAATTCTTCCAAAGCCTCTACCGGAAATCGGTTGGAAGCAGCTATAGAAACGGTGATTTGAGTAGCCTTGGCATTCATTGCATAAACATCAGACAAATTTACCATTACGGCTTTATAACCAAGGTGTTTCAAGGGCATATATGCCAGGTCAAAATGCACGCCTTCAACCAAAAGATCTGTAGTAACTACAGTGTGCATATTTTCAAAATTTAATACCGCGGCATCATCGCCAATCGCCTTTACGGTTGAAGAAAGTTTGGGTTCAAAACCTTTGGTGAGGTGATCTATTAATCCAAATTCACCCAATTCTGAAAGGTTTGTACGCATATCCTGACTATCCTGAAACATAACTAATTATTTTATTTTGCAAAATAACTGAATATTATTCAACTGCCATTATAAAGATGAGCATAGATTAAAAAAACGCTGGTTTGCCTATTTAATCAGAAGCATAAAACAATGCTAAAGTAATTAAACCTCAGTTATTTAGAAGTTCTTAGCTCTTATAGAATTAGAATTGGCAGAACTTATCAATGTATTCTTAAAACATATACCAGTGCTATGGTAAACCGCTTGTTTTATAGTATATTTGTATCCAATTTAGAATTAATCTTTTTAAGCTATGATAAAAGTAAGCGAAAGCGCTAAAAAAAAGATTGCCGCACTTATGAGTGAAGGGGGTTTTGATAATATGCAAGACTTTGTTCGCGTGGGTGTAAAAAGCGGAGGCTGTTCTGGTTTGTCTTACGAATTAAATTTTGACAAATCTAAAGCTGAAGACGACAAACTTTTTGAAGACAACGATATAAAAATAGTAGTAGATAAACGCAGTGTTTTATACCTGGCCGGAACGGTTTTAGAATTTTCTGGCGGCTTAAACGGCAAGGGATTTGTATTCAACAATCCCAACGCCCAAAGAACCTGCGGATGCGGAGAAAGTTTTTCTCTGTAAAATAATTTAAAAGGGACAAAGTTTAAAAACAGAAATTAAACCTTGAATTTTTAGACGTTGAACCTTAAATAATTTTAGAATAAAATTGAGATGGCATATACTGAAGATGATTTAAAAAAAGAGCTCGAAACTAAAGAATATGAGTACGGGTTTTATACCGATATTGAATCGGATACATTTCCCGTGGGATTAAATGAAGATATTGTTAGAGCAATCTCTAAAAAGAAAGAAGAACCAGAATGGATGACTGAATGGCGACTGGAAGCATACCGCCACTGGAAAACCATGAAAGAACCTGAATGGGCGAACGTACATTATGAAAAGCCTAATTTTCAGAATATTTCATATTATTCGGCTCCTAATAAAAAACCTAAGTACGATAGCTTAGACGAAGTAGATCCAGAATTACTGGATACTTTCAAAAAGCTGGGAATTTCTGTAGATGAACAGAAAAAACTTGCAGGAGTTGCAGTTGATATCGTTATGGATTCTGTTTCGGTAACAACTACTTTTAAGAAAACGCTAGCCGAAAAGGGAATTATTTTTTGTTCTATTTCCGAAGCGATAAGAGAACATCCGGAACTTGTTAAAAAATATATTGGCTCGGTAGTACCCACAACCGATAACTTTTACGCGGCATTAAATTCCGCAGTATTTAGTGATGGTTCATTTTGCTACATTCCAAAAGGTGTTAGATGCCCAATGGAACTTTCTACATATTTTAGGATCAACCAGGCCGGTACCGGCCAATTTGAGCGTACACTTGTAGTTGCAGAACCTGGAAGTTACGTAAGTTACCTTGAAGGTTGTACTGCACCAACCCGTGATGAAAATCAATTGCACGCGGCTGTTGTAGAACTGGTTGCTTTAGACGAGGCTGAAATTAAATACAGTACCGTTCAAAACTGGTTCCCGGGAAGTAAAGAAGGAAAAGGTGGCGTTTACAATTTTGTGACCAAACGTGGAATTTGTGAAAAAGCAGCTAAGATCTCCTGGACTCAAGTTGAGACAGGGTCTGCAGTAACCTGGAAATATCCATCCTGTATTTTAAAAGGAGATAATTCTATTGGTGAATTTTATTCTATCGCGGTTACCAATAATTTCCAGCAAGCAGATACCGGAACAAAAATGATTCACCTTGGTAAAAACACCAAGAGTACCATTATTTCTAAAGGTATTTCTGCGGGTGAATCGCAAAATTCCTATCGCGGACTTGTACAAATAAACGGCAGAGCCGAAAATGCCCGTAATTTTTCTCAATGTGATTCTCTTTTAATGGGGAATAAATGTGGCGCGCATACCTTCCCGTATATTGAAGTTAAAAATAAAACCGGGCAGGTAGAACACGAAGCTACCACCAGTAAAATTGGTGAAGACCAGATTTTCTACTGTAATCAACGTGGAATTGATACCGAAAAAGCTATCGCCCTTATTGTTAATGGTTTTAGCAAAGAAGTATTGAATAAATTACCTATGGAGTTTGCAGTGGAGGCACAAAAACTATTAGAAATTTCTCTTGAAGGATCTGTAGGATAAGAAGGGAAAATGAAGATTGAAAAAATGAAGAAGTTTTTGCTAATTCTTGCTCTTGCTGTTACGGCTTTTTCCTGCCAGGACGAAGGCCGCCAGGATCTCATGAATCAAAACGAAACAGAAAAAGTTCCCGATAGCATTCAAACGCTAACAGGGGAATTTATCTATGCTGGGGATGCAGCAATATTAAGAGGAAGTGATTTTGTTTATGGGGTAACTATAGACTCTATGT is a window of Salegentibacter salegens DNA encoding:
- a CDS encoding alpha/beta fold hydrolase; amino-acid sequence: MKATYKNTPISYTSQGTGNPLVLLHGFLESKEIWKDFTEELSAKRQVICIDLPGHGGSGNFAEIHTMADMAEAVKAVLDELDIKKASFAGHSMGGYVSLEFQNIFPTIVNSLVLVNSTPQADSEERKVNRDRAAALVLKNKRAFVSMAISNLLTPENNKIFKSQIEELKNRALKFSSEGIYAAIMGMKIRTDHSGLFAKFNGQKIIVAGQQDPVMDFNTIKVIAKRCESEFEGFPGGHLAFMENKMELLRILHFID
- the thiL gene encoding thiamine-phosphate kinase, which translates into the protein MFQDSQDMRTNLSELGEFGLIDHLTKGFEPKLSSTVKAIGDDAAVLNFENMHTVVTTDLLVEGVHFDLAYMPLKHLGYKAVMVNLSDVYAMNAKATQITVSIAASNRFPVEALEELYSGIELAAKLYNIDVVGGDTTSSTSGLFISITALGVAEKEDVVYRSGAKPNDLLVVTGDLGAAYMGLQILEREKEVFKANPNAQPDLDPYTYLIERQLKPEARKDIAPLLKELGVKPTSMIDISDGLSSEIIHLCKNSEVGANLFEEKIPLDPAVISVCEEFDIDSTTIALSGGEDYELLFTISQDDFEKIKANPNLSIIGHMTEEKEGMHLITRANQKLPLIARGWNSMDAKDSEEK
- a CDS encoding HesB/IscA family protein, which gives rise to MIKVSESAKKKIAALMSEGGFDNMQDFVRVGVKSGGCSGLSYELNFDKSKAEDDKLFEDNDIKIVVDKRSVLYLAGTVLEFSGGLNGKGFVFNNPNAQRTCGCGESFSL
- the sufB gene encoding Fe-S cluster assembly protein SufB, whose translation is MAYTEDDLKKELETKEYEYGFYTDIESDTFPVGLNEDIVRAISKKKEEPEWMTEWRLEAYRHWKTMKEPEWANVHYEKPNFQNISYYSAPNKKPKYDSLDEVDPELLDTFKKLGISVDEQKKLAGVAVDIVMDSVSVTTTFKKTLAEKGIIFCSISEAIREHPELVKKYIGSVVPTTDNFYAALNSAVFSDGSFCYIPKGVRCPMELSTYFRINQAGTGQFERTLVVAEPGSYVSYLEGCTAPTRDENQLHAAVVELVALDEAEIKYSTVQNWFPGSKEGKGGVYNFVTKRGICEKAAKISWTQVETGSAVTWKYPSCILKGDNSIGEFYSIAVTNNFQQADTGTKMIHLGKNTKSTIISKGISAGESQNSYRGLVQINGRAENARNFSQCDSLLMGNKCGAHTFPYIEVKNKTGQVEHEATTSKIGEDQIFYCNQRGIDTEKAIALIVNGFSKEVLNKLPMEFAVEAQKLLEISLEGSVG